From Zingiber officinale cultivar Zhangliang chromosome 5B, Zo_v1.1, whole genome shotgun sequence, the proteins below share one genomic window:
- the LOC121986642 gene encoding uncharacterized protein LOC121986642 gives MWGTYKCFVCGEDGHKAKDCPKKQQPVTGRAYVMHAKEAEPNNTLITGRIFIAGVSTYALLDLGATHSFVSDTFLKRLKILPEVMDFGFSVTIPSGDQMISTKIVKNLELRLQKNVVRADLIILPMAEFDIILGMDWLSQNRASIDFRQRLVSIQPPNGKSFVFEAVQNKQIPLLSLVFV, from the exons ATGTGGGGTACTTACAAGTGCTTTGTCTGTGGAGAAGATGGGCATAAAGCTAAAGATTGCCCAAAGAAGCAACAACCTGTGACTGGTCGAGCTTACGTGATGCATGCCAAGGAGGCAGAGCCAAACAATACACTTATCACAG GAAGGATATTTATTGCAGGTGTATCTACCTATGCACTACTGGATTTAGGAGCTACACACTCATTTGTATCTGACACTTTCTTGAAGCGACTAAAGATTTTACCAGAGGTTATGGATTTTGGTTTTAGTGTTACAATTCCTTCAGGTGATCAAATGATCTCCACCAAGATAGTGAAGAATCTGGAGCTCCGGTTGCAAAAGAATGTGGTTCGGGCAGATCTTATCATACTACCGATGGCTGAGTTCGacatcatacttggcatggactggTTATCTCAGAATAGAGCTTCGATAGATTTCCGACAGAGGTTGGTATCTATTCAACCACCCAACGGGAAGTCATTTGTCTTTGAGGCAGTTCAGAACAAACAGATACCCCTATTATCTCTTGTATTTGTGTGA